The genomic stretch AGACTCTGATGATAATGCAAATTGTGGACCATAAAAAGTTCCTTGTCCAATCCCAGAAATCGTCCATGCAGATATAAGTAACAAATACCCTTCTGACAACCCCGTTACAGCTAAAAATATTCCAGAAATCAGAAATCCAGGAACGAGCACCCATTTTTTTGAATACCTATCTCCTAAATAACCCGATGGAATTTGTACAATTGTATAAGCTAAGAAAAATAAACTATTCATAAGCCCTATTTCTGCATTGTTTAATGAATAATCACTTTTAACCTCCCCTATTACTGGGGTTAAAATAGCACGATTTCCATATATAAAAATCCAGCCTAAAAAAAATACAATAACTAATCTTATCCAATAAGGAGTCATTTTATTTTTTATTAATACTTTTTGTTTCATTATGTCCCCCTTTTAGAAATTTAATATCATGGTCTTTGCTTGTAGTAGATCTGAATTGAATAAGATAATTAAATAGTTAATTTAAATAATAAATAAACAACAATAAAACATTGTTTATTTATTATTTATAAATTTACTTAAACTGTGTTAATATGCTAATTCATATAATGTATGAATTAACACATTTACTCCTTCAGCTAAATCTTTAGGATCCGTATACTCAAACGGAGAATGACTAATACCTTTATGACTTGGAACAAAAACCATGGCTGTCGGTATATATGGTGCCATAATCTGAGCATCATGCCCTGCACCACTATGCATCATTTTATACACAATATTATTTTGCAAACATTGCTTTTCGATAATGTCAGTTATCCCTCTATCCATTGGTACTGGTGCAGCATCCATCCACATTTTAATATTTATTTGAACTCCTAATTCATTTGCAACTTTGTTCATTTCCTGTACTATTTTATCAGTAAATTGATGCAATTCTTCTTTTTCAACATGCCTTACATCTATTGTAAATATAGCTTTACCTGGTACTACATTTACGATATTGGGTTCTACTTTAATTTCCCCAACAGTGGCAACAAGTGGCTCCCCATGTTCTAAAGTCATGGTATGAATCCTATGTATCATATAACTAGCTGCACTCATCGCATCTTTTCTATATTTCATTGGCGTGGTGCCTGCATGATTAGATTCACCAATTATTTCAACTGTAAACCGTCGTTGACCAACAATGTTTTGGACAATACCAATGGATCTCTTTTCTTTCTCTAGTACTTCTCCTTGTTCTACATGAAGTTCAACAAATGCTTTAATATCCTTACGAGCATATTCAGGATTAGCTTTAAATGTGAAACCAGTTTGTCTCATCACCTCTACAAATGCTTGACCATTAAAATCTGAGATATTCTGAACATCTTCTTGTTTAGCAATCCCAACAATATTTTTAGATCCCCAAAATGTATATGGAAACCGACTTCCCTCTTCTTCCGCCATGGATACAACCTCAATATTCCGCAAAGGCTGTCCATATTTTTCTTTTAAATATTTTATAGCTAAAAGTCCAGCGATAATACCATACTGCCCATCAAATAATCCTCCATTTTTTACTGTATCAACATGAGAACCAGTTAATATTGTTTCGTCTTTATATTTACTACCTTCAAGCGTTCCAAATAAATTTCCGATTTCATCATAATGGATAGATAATTCCTCTTTAATAAATAGCATTTTTAGAGACTCTTGAGCCTCTAGCCACTCTGAACTATATAAGAACCTGGATACTCCCCCTTCTGGATCTTTTCCACATTCTCCTAACCAATGAAGTAAATCGAGTGTATCCTTTCCTAATTGCAACTTATCCAATGTATGCATTAATTTCCCTCCAGTAAACTTCCAATTAATTTACTCTTATCCTCTTAAATGCTTCCTTCTTCAAAATGTGTATTCGGAGAAGTCTCCTTAAAAAACATCATGATAATTAAACTTATTCCAAGAATGATAACAGCTGAATAAAACCCAGCAGCCATACTGCCCGTTAAATCGGCTAAATAACCTGCGATAAATGGAGCCACAATTGAGGATGACATTCCTATAAAATTATAAAGACTAAACGCTCGGCCATATGATTCTGGATTTACGTTCTCTGAAACAGTTGCAATTAGCACCGGATCTAGCGCTATTTTCCCAAAAAGACCATAAATAATAAGAGCTCCAATCATTAAAGGAATACTTTGAATATACACCGTTGCCCATAAAGAAATTGCGGCGATTGGAACCAATGTAAATACAAATATCTTTTTCTTTCCATATTTATCAGATAAATAACCCACAAAAAGTGATCCTGGTATTGCTGCCCATGGAACTAATGATGAAATAAAACCTATTTCACTGCCCTGAAATCCCCGCTCCACTTGTAAATACTTTGGTAACCACGTCATAATAACTGTAAATCCATAAATAGAGCAAAATAATATAATGAATGTAATTAAAAGATTACGGTTCTTTAATAAAGAAAGCATACTTATATCAGTCTCTATATCTATGACTGGATTACTTACATCTTTCTTTTGTCTCTTTCCTTCTTTGACAACAAAACCAATGAACAAACCGCATAAAATGGTTAACACGGAAAATATGTAAAACATCATTCTCCAGTTTATTCCCCATTCCAACACAAGGGTACTAGAAGAAATAAAGCCTAATGATATTCCTAAAGCTGCTCCGCTATTAATGATGGCAGAACCGATACTCCTTCTTTTATTTGGTATTGCCTCAGAAGAAAGTGCGAACTGCGGTCCATAATAAGTAGCTTGTGTAAGTCCTGTTAAAGCACGCGCCACTAAGAATCCTGTAAATCCAGCCATAATACCACTTACTCCTGTAAAAATTCCAAATAAAATAAAACCCGGAACCAGAATTATTTTCCTCCCAAACTTATCGCTCAATGTACCGGCCGGAATTTGTGCGATTGTATAAGTGAAAAAGAAAATACTATTTACTAAACCCAATTGAGTATTGTTCAAGTTATACTCCAACCCTATTTCTCCCAATATAGGGTTTAAAATGTACCGATCCGCATTAAGAAATATTGTTCCTAAAGTAAATGCCAGTACAACTTTCCACCAGTAAGGAATCAAAGTAGTGGATTCTCCAAATTTATCTTGTTTTTTCATTAAGGATTCAGACATATTAACAATACTCCCTTTACATTTTTCAGTGAAAATCCACCTTATTTAATATTTTTATAAGCATACTACTTTAACACTTTGTCAAATTCGTATAATACTTTCTCTCACAATTCATTTTAAATCTATTTATTTCCCTATCTTTTTATGGAGAATCTTTCAAACATAACACTGAAATAATTGGATATCCAACAACTTTTCGAATCTTTTATAAGGCCTATTTCATATATTATTATTTAATTCTAATAACTACATTGACAAATCATCCAAATATATACTGTTTTTTTAGTTATTATAACCATAGTTAGAGTTAACACCTTTTACTCTCAGGTTTCCTGTTTTATAATGGCCGTTATTTAGCAAAATATTATTAATCAATTTATCCAGTTATTATTTTCTATAACGTAGTATTTACATTTAAACTTTGTAATACATTCTAAGAGTTAGTATAATCTACTTATTTAGTAATTTGGCTCTTAATATCCTACATAAGTCATCCTTGGAGGAAATCTAATGAAACTATATGATATTATGAAAATCCCTATTTTTGATCAAGCTAAACTTATCGCTGGTCATAAGGGTTTAGAACAAGAAGTTTATACCGTTAATATGATGGATGCACCTGATATAATTCATTTCTTAAAAAGAAACGAATTATATCAGGTGCATATCATTTTAAAGACGATATGTATGCATTACGAGAACTTATCATACAAATGAAGAAACAAGGTTGTACAGCTTTAGGTATAAAAACTAAACGGTTTTTACAAGAAATACCTGAAGAAATTATTTCATTAGCAGATGAAATTTATTTTCCAATTATTGAGCTCCCATTTGACATAGGACTAGGAGATCTTGTAAATCAAACCTTAAGTTATATTCTGGATATGCGAACTAATGAATTACATCAAGCAATGCAAATACATCA from Bacillus thuringiensis encodes the following:
- the allC gene encoding allantoate deiminase, which gives rise to MHTLDKLQLGKDTLDLLHWLGECGKDPEGGVSRFLYSSEWLEAQESLKMLFIKEELSIHYDEIGNLFGTLEGSKYKDETILTGSHVDTVKNGGLFDGQYGIIAGLLAIKYLKEKYGQPLRNIEVVSMAEEEGSRFPYTFWGSKNIVGIAKQEDVQNISDFNGQAFVEVMRQTGFTFKANPEYARKDIKAFVELHVEQGEVLEKEKRSIGIVQNIVGQRRFTVEIIGESNHAGTTPMKYRKDAMSAASYMIHRIHTMTLEHGEPLVATVGEIKVEPNIVNVVPGKAIFTIDVRHVEKEELHQFTDKIVQEMNKVANELGVQINIKMWMDAAPVPMDRGITDIIEKQCLQNNIVYKMMHSGAGHDAQIMAPYIPTAMVFVPSHKGISHSPFEYTDPKDLAEGVNVLIHTLYELAY
- a CDS encoding MFS transporter, with amino-acid sequence MSESLMKKQDKFGESTTLIPYWWKVVLAFTLGTIFLNADRYILNPILGEIGLEYNLNNTQLGLVNSIFFFTYTIAQIPAGTLSDKFGRKIILVPGFILFGIFTGVSGIMAGFTGFLVARALTGLTQATYYGPQFALSSEAIPNKRRSIGSAIINSGAALGISLGFISSSTLVLEWGINWRMMFYIFSVLTILCGLFIGFVVKEGKRQKKDVSNPVIDIETDISMLSLLKNRNLLITFIILFCSIYGFTVIMTWLPKYLQVERGFQGSEIGFISSLVPWAAIPGSLFVGYLSDKYGKKKIFVFTLVPIAAISLWATVYIQSIPLMIGALIIYGLFGKIALDPVLIATVSENVNPESYGRAFSLYNFIGMSSSIVAPFIAGYLADLTGSMAAGFYSAVIILGISLIIMMFFKETSPNTHFEEGSI